One Ostrea edulis chromosome 6, xbOstEdul1.1, whole genome shotgun sequence genomic window, CGGACTTAGATGATTTCTTTTGGGTTGACACTTGAAGGTCACAGGGACTACGTGGTGGAGGACCCTGTAGTGCTGGCGGTTTTGGGAGGAATAGGGCTGTTTGTGGTCATAGCTATCTTCAGAGTCATGCACAGAAAAATATCGCGCCAACGACCGGAATTGGTCGGTTCAAGGATTGGAAGGATTCGTAAGTATATTTGGTTAAAGGATAGTAGAGGCtagaatatttcattctgaatagaaaagaaACTCCGAGCAGACGATCTAAACACATGACGTAATAATGGAATAGCATAGTCAATACAAAGACATAGCAGGTGAAACAAAGACTTCACAATTGATTGTTACACAACCACTAGGAGGTGGTGAATTTTAAACAGTGACATATGACGACAATATTCTTCATGCCAGAAACAAGTATTTCACTGAACGCACGGACTCATCAACAGGGATAGTGAATTAAGAAATATTGTCATTGTGAAATGTCATCTACTTTTTGCTTTTATTTCCCACCATGGCCATCGTTGGATACGCATGTACAATACATAGAATAATCAATTGGGACAAAAGATGGAAATTGGAAATCTAGATTGATTAATTTAACCATACTGGTAACTAGTCGCGGTATAGCTCAATGTCAGTGGTtaaagcgttcgcttcgtaaccgggaggtcacGAGttcgctcgtgtcatggccatgattgctccttcgccacacacttggcatttagaagtgagatcACGgttcttttggatatgaccttgaaaacggaggTCTCGTGCcgcgacaggcgttggtacGCTAAAAGAACCCTAACTGCTACGGCCGTCAGCGCTATGCATGGGTCTAAATTTATGATACTTCCTCTACAACTGGTGACAACTCAATAAATgacgggacataaaacaacTAACCAATCGTACTGATAATGTTTTAGTTCAGAGGATTATTCaatctttcatttgttttgatttatattaatAATGTCACAGAGTTTGCTCGGATCATCGTCTGCTGGCCTCCACgatgaaattgttttgaaatgtataTGTTAATTTGTTCAGAGATTCATTTTCGTTTTTTCAGATCGAACCCTTTCATCTATTTCATGCCTGAGAGATGACCCTCCACCTCCGTATCcaggaaaatattcaaaaactaaTTTAAATTATCTCCCTTCGTATGATTCTGCACTAACAATGGAACGAGAGAGACGCGATGAACGACGGGGACTGACGGATTCACCGGAAGGTGTGGCGTCCACAGTATTTTCTATTTCTAGTGATAGTGAAAGTTCAAGTGCTGATTTGCATATGGATTGTGAACGGATACATGACGAAACAAATGACAGGCAACAAAACGGAGCATCCTCATTAACAGGTGTAGGAAGATGCGAGAGTGAACGTCAATTGAATAATGTAAATACAAACGCTCTTTTACGAAATAACCATGAAAGGCACATTGAAGATAATTTTGTTGTACATCAAAGCAGCAATGCAGAAAACAGTG contains:
- the LOC125683793 gene encoding uncharacterized protein LOC125683793 isoform X1 translates to MTYNNTGTESSYTSPLSTSKPVPTKDDTFQNGHRDYVVEDPVVLAVLGGIGLFVVIAIFRVMHRKISRQRPELVGSRIGRIHRTLSSISCLRDDPPPPYPGKYSKTNLNYLPSYDSALTMERERRDERRGLTDSPEGVASTVFSISSDSESSSADLHMDCERIHDETNDRQQNGASSLTGVGRCESERQLNNVNTNALLRNNHERHIEDNFVVHQSSNAENSESSSQDTNGFNIGTITREYS
- the LOC125683793 gene encoding uncharacterized protein LOC125683793 isoform X3: MTYNNTGHRDYVVEDPVVLAVLGGIGLFVVIAIFRVMHRKISRQRPELVGSRIGRIHRTLSSISCLRDDPPPPYPGKYSKTNLNYLPSYDSALTMERERRDERRGLTDSPEGVASTVFSISSDSESSSADLHMDCERIHDETNDRQQNGASSLTGVGRCESERQLNNVNTNALLRNNHERHIEDNFVVHQSSNAENSESSSQDTNGFNIGTITREYS
- the LOC125683793 gene encoding uncharacterized protein LOC125683793 isoform X2, whose product is MTYNNTDTSPLSTSKPVPTKDDTFQNGHRDYVVEDPVVLAVLGGIGLFVVIAIFRVMHRKISRQRPELVGSRIGRIHRTLSSISCLRDDPPPPYPGKYSKTNLNYLPSYDSALTMERERRDERRGLTDSPEGVASTVFSISSDSESSSADLHMDCERIHDETNDRQQNGASSLTGVGRCESERQLNNVNTNALLRNNHERHIEDNFVVHQSSNAENSESSSQDTNGFNIGTITREYS